The candidate division WOR-3 bacterium genome includes the window CCTCCGACGAGGAATTTCATCTCGGGTCTTTGATTTTCGAAGTTCGTTATCATTTCGCCGATGTATTTAAAGCCTGTTAGAGTGTTGAAAATTGGGGTCTTGTAGAAGTCCGATATAGACTGCCAGAGTTCGCTTGTAACTATTGTTTTCACGGTGTAAGGGTTTTTGGTTTTTTCGGCTTTTTTTGAAAGAACATGTTCAAAAATAAGAGCTCCGGTCTGATTGCCGTTTAGAAGGTAAAACTCGCCGTTTTTATCCCTGACGGCGAGCCCTATCCTGTCGGCGTCAGGGTCATTTGCTATGGCTATGTCGGCATCGATCTCTTTTGCCCTTTTAAGGATCAATTTCCATGCGCTCGGATCCTCTGGATTAGGGTATTGGACAGTGGGAAATTCTCCGTCTGGAGTGGACTGTTCTTTGACCGTCTCTAAATTTACAAAGCCGGCTTGTCTGAGCGATTCGGGGGCTATTCTGAAACCCGCTCCGTGGAGAGGGGAATAGAGTATTTTGACGTTTCTCCCGTTTTCCTGAGACATTTTTTTGTCGGTTAAAGAATTCAACAATTCCTCTTTGTAAGATTCTTCAACTTCTTGAGGTACTTTTTTTACGATTCCTTCTTTTAGGGCTTTTTCAAAATCAAAGGTCTGCACTTTATCGAAAGTAGTCTCTTTTACCTTTTCTAAAATTTCTCCGTCCTCCGGCGGCACAACTTGGCATCCGTCGTTTCCATAGACTTTGTATCCGTTGTATTCGGGAGGGTTGTGGCTCGCGGTTATGACTAAACCCGTCTTCGAGCCTAAATACCTAACGGCATAGCTCAGAAGAGGGGTTGGCGTCGGTTCCTCAAAAATATAGGCGATTATTCCGTTGGCGGCGAAAACAGATGCGGCTCTCTGACAGAAAATTTTAGAATTCCGCCTTGAATCGAAAGCTATAACAGCCGTTATCTCACCTGAATATCTGTTTTTGATGTATTGCGCCAAACCCTGAGTCGCCCTTCCGACGGTGTATATATTCATCCTGTTTGTTCCGACATCCATCTTGCCTCTCATTCCGCCTGTTCCGAATTCGAGGTCAGTGTAAAAGAGTTCTTTTAGAATACTCTGATCGGCTGAGTCGATTAATGATTGCACTCTTTTTTTTGTCTCTTCGTCGAAAGGGTCCTCTAGCCATATTTTTGCATTATCCAAAAAAAATCCGTTCATTTAAAACCTCCGGTGTTTATAATAGAAGATATACTCAGGTTGTGCTACAGTCAACGCCGTCATGAAAGGATTGAGATGAGATTGGGATACGGAAGGCAGTGGATAGACGATGATGATATTAACGAAGTTGTAAAAGTCCTAGAAAGTGATTTAATATCTCAGGGTTCAAAGATAGAAGAATTTGAAAATGCGATTCGCGACTACACCAGAGCCAAATATTGCGCGGTCTTTTCGAGCGGTACCGCCGCATTGCAGGTTGCGATTTCCGCTCTGGATTTGCCCTCCGGTTCCGAAGGAATAACCTCGACGATGACTTTTGTCGCGACAGTAAATGCCATGATTCACAACGGAATCAAGCCCATTCTTTGCGACATTGAACCTAAAGACTTCCTGATGGACCTTGAACAAGTTGAGGACAAGGTAAAGGACAAGACGCAAATTATAGTGCCTGTACATTTTGCCGGGCTTCCCTGCGACATGGAGAGTATCGACAGGATATCCATGCGAAGAAAAGGGAAAAAAATTCCTGTAATCGAAGACGCCGCTCACGCCTTGGGAAGCACATATTCCAGCGGCGCTAAGGTAGGATCCTGCGAACATTCTGATATGACGATATTTTCGTTTCATCCCGTAAAAGCGATAACAACCGGTGAAGGTGGCGCAATTACGACGAACGACGAAAAACTCTACAAAAGAATAATCGCCCTGAGAAACCATGGTTTTGAAAGAAATTCCGATGGTATAAACGAGATGAAGTATTTGGGCGGCAATTTCAGGATGACTGATTTTCAAGCCGCTCTGGGAACGAGTCAACTCAGAAAAATCGACAGGTTTGTCTTGAGAAGAAGAGAAATAGCGAAAATGTACAGAGAAAAGCTGGGAAAGAATTCTTTTGTGAAATTTCAGGATTCTCCCAGGGAAAAGAATTCTTCAATGCATATTATGGTCATGCTGTTTGATTTTGAAAAGACCGGTCTTGATAAGGACAAGTTCCGGGAAAAACTCAGAGAAAGCGGGATCTTTACCCAGATTCACTATCTTCCGGTTCACATGCACGAATACTACAGAGAAAGGTTCGGCTATAAAACCGGGGATTTTCCGGTTTCTGAAGAGTATTTCCGGGAAGCTCTTACCATACCTCTTTATCCCAAGATGACGGATGAGGAAGTTGAGTTTGTAGGAATTTCGATTCTTTCTTCTGTGGAAGAATTGTTGACATAAAATGTTTCACAAACAGGGAAATTCGTGAAAGAAAAGGCCATTATCACAAAAATAACGAGTAAAAGGGATTATTTTTTCTACTTCAAGGAATTGTTTAAATACCGTGAGTTGATATTTTTCATGACATGGAGAGATATTCTCGTTCAATACAAACAGACTTTAATCGGATTAGCTTGGGCTGTTTTCAAGCCGTTGACGACAATGCTCATATTTACTTTCATATTTGGTAAAGTTGCAGGTCTTCCTTCGGACGGAGTCCCATATCCTCTTTTGGTTTTGTCTGGATTGCTGCCTTGGCAATTTTTTTCAACCTCACTCACTCACTCTTCCTCAAGTTTAGTGTCAAACCGAGAATTGATTTCAAAGATTTATTTTCCGAGAATGATTTTACCTCTCAGTTCGTTCGGAGTGTCGTTGATAGATTTTTTGATTTCTTTGATTATACTTTTGGGTTTGATGTTTTTTTATGGAATGGGTTTGACTTGGAAATTGGTTTTTATTCCCATTGCAGTTTTGTTTTGTTTTTTGCTATCTACGGGATTTGGTCTTTTATTTTCATCCATAAACGTCAAGTATAGAGACGTCAATCATGCTTTACCTTTCTTTATTCAGTTAAGTTTGTTTTTGTCGCCTGTGGCTTACAGCAATAATTTGATACATGGCGAGTGGGGTTTTTTACTTTCGTTAAATCCTTTAACAGGGTTGGTAGAACTTTTCAGATGGTGTTTTTTTTCTGGTATTCGGATAAATTTATTTTCTGTAGCATTGTCTTTTATTTTTACGGCGGCAATATTTTTTATCGGAAGTGGGTATTTCCTGTTTTATGAGAGAAAATTCGCGGATGTGATATGAAAGCTATAAAAGTGACTGATTTGAAAAAAAAATACAGAATAGTAAGCTCCACGGAATCTAGATACGGAACACTTAGAGATTCAGTTGCGGAAAACTTCAAAAAAGCAGAAGAAATTTTAAAGAGAGGCAGATCAATTTTTAAAGATAAAAAAAGTGATTTTTGGGCTTTAAAAGGGATATCTTTCAACGTCAGTGTAGGGGAGAGGCTGGGCTTGATAGGAGCAAACGGCGCAGGGAAGACTACTGTACTGAAAATTTTAAGCCGTATAACCAACCCGACTGCCGGTGAGGCTGTTTTAAGAGGAAGGGTGGCTTCTCTTCTTGAGGTGGGGACTGGTTTTCATCCTGAACTGTCTGGCAGAGAAAACATTTTTATGAACGGTTCAATACTCGGCATGAAAAAAGAAGAGATTAAAAGAAGATTTGATCAAATAGTCGAATTTTCCGGAATAAGTGAATTTATTGACACCCCTGTCAAGAGGTATTCTTCGGGAATGTATGTAAGACTTGCGTTTTCCGTCGCCGCACATCTTGAATCTGAAATCCTTCTGATAGATGAAGTGCTAGCGGTAGGAGATGTCAAATTCCAGGAAAAATGTTTAAAAAAAATGAAAGACATAACAGGGGAAAGCGACAGGACAATCGTTTTTGTCACACATAATATGGCTGCTCTAAACAGATT containing:
- a CDS encoding phospho-sugar mutase — encoded protein: MNGFFLDNAKIWLEDPFDEETKKRVQSLIDSADQSILKELFYTDLEFGTGGMRGKMDVGTNRMNIYTVGRATQGLAQYIKNRYSGEITAVIAFDSRRNSKIFCQRAASVFAANGIIAYIFEEPTPTPLLSYAVRYLGSKTGLVITASHNPPEYNGYKVYGNDGCQVVPPEDGEILEKVKETTFDKVQTFDFEKALKEGIVKKVPQEVEESYKEELLNSLTDKKMSQENGRNVKILYSPLHGAGFRIAPESLRQAGFVNLETVKEQSTPDGEFPTVQYPNPEDPSAWKLILKRAKEIDADIAIANDPDADRIGLAVRDKNGEFYLLNGNQTGALIFEHVLSKKAEKTKNPYTVKTIVTSELWQSISDFYKTPIFNTLTGFKYIGEMITNFENQRPEMKFLVGGEESYGYLIGTHARDKDGINAALIIAEISSIAKSEGKTVLEKLDKIYRKYGVHREKLMTFTFEGLEGKENIDGIMSKLRKNPPRVSTDGKLKILEDYFENKIIDDKGNLIGKTKLPKSNVISILFDNGTKIVARPSGTEPKIKFYFFVQGKNETETEKKLNNSINEYLTHLEIKH
- a CDS encoding aminotransferase class I/II-fold pyridoxal phosphate-dependent enzyme, coding for MRLGYGRQWIDDDDINEVVKVLESDLISQGSKIEEFENAIRDYTRAKYCAVFSSGTAALQVAISALDLPSGSEGITSTMTFVATVNAMIHNGIKPILCDIEPKDFLMDLEQVEDKVKDKTQIIVPVHFAGLPCDMESIDRISMRRKGKKIPVIEDAAHALGSTYSSGAKVGSCEHSDMTIFSFHPVKAITTGEGGAITTNDEKLYKRIIALRNHGFERNSDGINEMKYLGGNFRMTDFQAALGTSQLRKIDRFVLRRREIAKMYREKLGKNSFVKFQDSPREKNSSMHIMVMLFDFEKTGLDKDKFREKLRESGIFTQIHYLPVHMHEYYRERFGYKTGDFPVSEEYFREALTIPLYPKMTDEEVEFVGISILSSVEELLT
- a CDS encoding ABC transporter permease — protein: MKEKAIITKITSKRDYFFYFKELFKYRELIFFMTWRDILVQYKQTLIGLAWAVFKPLTTMLIFTFIFGKVAGLPSDGVPYPLLVLSGLLPWQFFSTSLTHSSSSLVSNRELISKIYFPRMILPLSSFGVSLIDFLISLIILLGLMFFYGMGLTWKLVFIPIAVLFCFLLSTGFGLLFSSINVKYRDVNHALPFFIQLSLFLSPVAYSNNLIHGEWGFLLSLNPLTGLVELFRWCFFSGIRINLFSVALSFIFTAAIFFIGSGYFLFYERKFADVI
- a CDS encoding ABC transporter ATP-binding protein, which gives rise to MKAIKVTDLKKKYRIVSSTESRYGTLRDSVAENFKKAEEILKRGRSIFKDKKSDFWALKGISFNVSVGERLGLIGANGAGKTTVLKILSRITNPTAGEAVLRGRVASLLEVGTGFHPELSGRENIFMNGSILGMKKEEIKRRFDQIVEFSGISEFIDTPVKRYSSGMYVRLAFSVAAHLESEILLIDEVLAVGDVKFQEKCLKKMKDITGESDRTIVFVTHNMAALNRFCERAMILNNGSLIFDGPVGKAIEKYLSFGDEVREKIEWSERERPGNGQIKIISIEVLNSDFLPSKSVPISQNFHVRIVYEVAIKKVKPQFSLVLSDKGGNCLFGSINNTDTEYYGVQLDEGRYSATCQIYGNLLNAGAY